GTAGCGATCGCCGTGTTAGTCGCAAATCTGATTAGTTTAGATGGACGTTCTAACTGGTTAGAAGGAACTTTGCTATTAGCAACCTATGCAGTCTTGGGCTTAGCTTTCTATTTTCATCCAGTGTAATTTAGAGCTAACAAAAACTCAAGGGTCGAGTGGAATACGCACCCCTCGACCCTATCATTAATTATTGTCAATTAGCTCTAAAACAAGAAAAGAAATTAACATGGCTGCTGGCTATGTCACGTTGCAGTTCTCTGCTTAATAAAGCCAATAATATTGTATTATATTATACGAGTGATGTAGCAATCTAGTTCCATAGCTCTGGAAGTTAGATCGCACAATTTAGTGTCAGAACTATGTTGAAGGTATGAGACAGAAAAAGTCAATTGTATTAATAGTTATCTCTTAGGTTGCCAACAGTCTCTATTGTAAGAGGAGAACTTTAAACAATGGTTAGTCAAAAAACGATTGAAATTGTTAAAGCAACTGCACCAATTATTAAAGAAAAAGGTGAAGAAATTACCAGGCGGATGTATCAAATTGCATTTGAAGAACGACCTGACTATAAACGCAGCTTTGAAACGACTTGGATGCAGCATCTAGACGGTGGCGGACAAGCACGCAAGTTAGCTGCGGCTGTTTACGCCTATGCAACTCATATTGACCGCCTAGATGAGTTAGCTACGGCAGTAGATAAAATTGCCCATCGTCATGTAGAAACTCGCATACTACCAGAGCAATATCCACTGATTGGTGAAAAGCTGTTGCAGGCGATGAAAGATGTTTTGCAAGATGCCGCAACTGATGAGGTTATTGCAGCATGGGCTGAAGCCTATAATGCTTTAGCCAACATCTTTATTCAAAAAGAAAATGCGATCTACAAACAAGAAGATCGAGAACTAACTGAGCAATTGGCGAAAGCTAGTCATCCCTAGTGCATTGGACTGACCGAAGGAAGCCAAAGTAACGACTATTTTAGTCGAGAAGCTGAAACAGGGTGAGTGCCTAATAGACCGTGCGATCGCCTATCCTTAAAATCAAAGTAATCAGAATATGCGATCGCTTTACCCAATATTTCGATTCAGTTTAATGTTCTCAAAGATTTGTAATTTACTATTGCGAAAACCGCTACGAATTAAGTAGTATAAAAATATAAATATGTCACGCTGGTGGCAGTTAAGTATTTAGTTTGAGTAACTTTTGTGGAGTTTATTCTAATTACTCGCTCCAACAAGGACGCATAGCGATCTCACTCAGTTTTGACTCAAAACTAGTCTTGCGTCGATAAGTTCGACGATATTCAGCTGCACGGAGATGCTGCCATGAGATCCGGTGCGAGAAGTTGGCTTCGGTTATACCAATACTGCTCACCTGCTGTGGAATAGGAAAGAGCAACCTAACCAAGGAGCGAACTATGATTGACGCGAACGAGGTTCTCAAGGCAATGTGTGAAAAGTATCAGGCAGCTGTTAGTGCAAACGATTCGACAGCCTATCGGAAGTTATTCGCCACAGATGCGATTCGGATTCCACCAGGATCGGAGCCTGAGCGCGGTTCGGATGAGATTTCAAAGAGCGAACAGAAGGACTATGATGTTGCGAAATGGACTGTTGAGCTGACACCCCTTGATGCTCTACGGATCGACGATCGATGGGTATATGGAGTTGCACAAGGCAATGTAAACACTGTCGCCTACGCTGATGGGGTGACAAATTCATACAAAACTACGAAGACCTGGCTTTTCCATCAAGAGGACTCGGGAGAATGGCTAATTAAGAGGCAAATGTGGAACCTCAGATAACGGTTGAGGTGGGGTTTCTTCTTATGAAACGCGATCGCACCCCTAACTCAATTTCTCAAACAGAATGCGATCGCCTCTTCTACTTAACCCCCCACCGCCCCAGAATAAATCAATCCTCGCTGCATATCTAAAGTCAAAATTGCCCCATCCCGAATCACTTCGGTAGCGCGTTTGACTCCTACAATGACAGGAATCCCCAAACGCAAACCCAAGACCGCAGCATGACTGGTAAGACTCTCATCTTCGGTGATAATCCCTGCGGCTTTGCGGATCGCATCGACAAAATCAGCAGAAGTGCGGGGCGCAACCAATATTTCCCCAGGATTAAACTTACTCACATCTATTCCGGCGTGAGCTACTCTAGCGCGACCGCTGACGGAACCCTGACCGATGCCAACACCTTGACCGAGTAAAGCTGTCACCACTTCTACCTTAATCAAGTCTGTCGATCCCGATACTCCCTGAAGCGTCCCAGCCGTCATCACGACCAAATCTCCTTCTGTTAAGAGATTTTTCTCTAGCGCCACATTGAGAGCCGACTGAAACGTTTGTCCCGTCGAAGCTAAATCCAGTACCAGCAGCGGTTTTACTCCCCACACCATTTGTAGCTGTCGAGCTATATCGACATGGGGAGTGACGGCAAGAATTGGAGTCTGAGGTCGAAATTTAGACACATTTCGCGCCGTCGATCCCGTCTTCGTCATCGTCATAATTGCAGATGCTTCTAATTGTTCGGCAATCTGTCCTACTGCTTGACTGATCGCATTGGGGATCGATCGCCGCGCATCTTTGATATGAGCTGGAGGCGAGGCTAGAGCCTGTTCCTGTTCGATCCGCACGGCAATTTTTGCCATTGTCGCCACGGCTTCCACCGGATATTTTCCCACAGCCGTCTCATTTGACAGCATCACCGCATCCGTACCATCTAAAATTGCATTTGCCACATCCGAGACTTCAGCGCGAGTCGGTCGAGGGCTGTGAACCATGCTGTCTAACATTTGGGTTGCCGTGATAATTGGGATACCTAAGCGATTTGCCGTCACGATCAACCGCTTTTGCAAGATCGGCACGTCTTCCGCTGGTAGTTCTACCCCCAAATCCCCTCTAGCCACCATCACACCATCGCACAGAGGCAAAATTGCCTCCATCTGATCGATCGCCTCGTGTTTCTCAATCTTGGCAACTACAGGCACTTGCTTCCCTGCATTAGAAATAATTTCTTTAATTTCTAAGATGTCTTGAGGATTGCGCACGAAAGAAAGGGCTACCCAATCTACACCTTGATCTAGACCGAAGAGTAAATCTTCGCGATCCTTATCTGTCATTGCCTTAATGGATAGATAGACCCCAGGAAAATTTACCCCTTTATTATTAGAAAGAATGCCCCCCACAGTGACGCAACAGTGCAATTCTTTGTTATCGCGATCGACATCTTCCACGAGCATTTCGACTCGCCCATCATCCAGTAAAATTGTCGCTCCTACGGGGACTTCATCGGCTAGCAGATCGTAAGTCACGCAACTGCGCTCTTGAGTCCCGACAATGCGATCGCTAGTTAAAGTAAAGCGATCGCCCCGACCCACTTGAATCGAGCCAGTCTCAAACTTACCCAGGCGAATTTTCGGTCCCTGTAAGTCTTGTAAAATTCCAACCGGACGATCCAATTCAAAAGCGGTCTGCCGGATCAGGCGAATGCTGCGTTGGTGGTCGGCGTGAGTGCCGTGGGAAAAATTCAGCCGCAAAGTGGTTGCTCCAGCCTCAATCAATGCCTTGAGGACTTCTGGGCTACTAGTAGCGGGACCAATGGTAGCGACGATTTTAGTGCGACGAACGGAGTCTATTGACTGCATGAAGGCAACTTTCAAGGGGATAACAAACTACAGATCGTAATGCGATCGGTATATCACCCGATCGCCAGAGAATAAATTGCTAGTAGCAGTAGTCAAAATGACTCATGCTACACAAAACTTTAGTATTCTAGTGAACGTACCATAATAATTTGCAACATAATTTGCAACACCCGATAACAAAAGGAGTCAAGATGATCGCGTCGGAGGCAAAGAAGCCACTGACAGTTCCCAAGGAGTTTTTAGCACCTCCTGAGAAAATAAATCCCGATGTGTGGATGTTTCTGGCAGCCATGACCTTATTGGCATTATCCAACTGCGGTTACTGGCTGTGGGAGTGGCAACACTGGTGCTGCTTCACAATTAACGTTCTTGCCATTCATCTGTCTGGCACTGTGATTCATGATGCTTGCCACCAAGCTGCCCATCCTAATCGAATTATCAATGCAATTTTAGGGCATGGCAGCGCCATGATGTTAGCTTTTTCGTTTCCCGTATTTACGCGGGTACACCTACAGCACCACGCCCATGTCAACGACCCAGAAAACGATCCGGATCATTTTGTCTCTACTGGTGGTCCTCTGTGGTTAATTAATGCTCGCTTCTTCTATCATGAAGTATTTTTCTTTCAGCGGCGATTGTGGCGAAAATACGAATTATTAGAGTGGTTTATTAGCCGTGCAATTGTCGCAGCAATTTTTTACATCTCAATTCAATATCACTTTTTGGGCTATATCCTCAATTTTTGGTTTATCCCAACTGCTATTGTTGGGCTGACTTTAGGATTATTTTTTGATTATCTACCCCATCGCCCATTTAGCGATCGCGGGCGTTGGACAAATGCCAGAGTTTATCCCAATCCGGTACTGAATCTATTGATCGGCGGACAGAATTATCACCTCACCCATCACCTATGGCCTTCAATTCCCTGGTATAAATATCAACCCGCATACCATGCCACCAAGCATCTTTTGGATGCCAAAGGCAGTCCTCAAACTCTAGGTATCTGGCAAGGAAAAGACTTTTGGAGCTTTTTATATGATGTCTTTCTAGGGATTCGGTTGCATCGGAAAGAGGAAACGAGTGTAGAGACGTTACATGTAACGTCTCTACACAATGACCAATAACCAACTACTAACTACCACAATTCAATCTCTCATACGCATTGCTAATAACTCGCTGACCCCGCAGAAACCCTGTATTTGCCCCAGGGCAGATATATTGCAAGGTTTCTGGGGTAAAGCGATCGCAAATGAGTTTGACGCTGCGTAATTGGCGTAACCAGTGGAAAGTTTTTGCCGTTCTCAGCGGTGCTGGTTCGCCTTGAAGATTGGGGAGAATATGACGACCAGAGAATAAAATACCTCCATGCTGCGGATAGTAAAGGCAAGCAGAACCAGGCGAATGTCCGGGAGTCCAGATAATTTCAATGCCATTTCCCAGGTCAAATTCTCGCTCAAAAGTCGTAACTTTTAATCCTGGCAACAAATAGGCTTCTTGTTGTTGAATGATAATCTCGCAGTTATACGTTGCTTGCAGGTGTCGCGTTTGACCGATCGCACCTCTGTGCGTCATAAATAACCAGCGAACTCCACCAAGAGAACTGATATATTCCCGATTCACTTCGTCCCAGCCTGGAGAGTCTATCAGAATATTGCCTTGATTTTCTACAATAAGATAAGCAGTTCCTCCTAACGTCTCTCTATTGGGTGGAAACGCAAATACGTTATGCCAAATTGCCTGTGGTAGTTTGGGAGAACGAGTAGGTTGGTTTTGCAAAGTTCGGGAACGATTAGTGAGGGGTAAAAGTTAAATTGAGAGTTTAATTGCGATCTTATGTGGCGAGTAAAATTATGGCACTGGCACGGCAAATAGGAGGTGAAAGATAAGTATTCTCAACTGACTTGTCTCCATCGCTTAAACGCGATACCCACTCAGTACAACTGCAACAGACATGGAATTTTGGTTTCTCCTCCTCCTGGGACTATTTACTTATATCATCGTGCGGCGCAGTGTCGCTGGCATGACGCGGACACCCGTTTGGCTTTTATGGCTGGTACTCATGACACCAGCCTTAATTTGGAGCATATGGATGGCAGTCTACGGTCCAGATCAACCACTGCCTATTGCTTTAGCGATCGGTCCGTTTGTCATCTGCCCAGTTTTGTACTGGCTGCTGATTCAGTGGGGACGGAGAGGAATGTCACCCGCGCCACCAACTGCTAACCCAGCAGCAGTCAATTCTAACCCAGAACCGACACCAGAACCGACACCAGTTCGCCCAATCGAGCCAGCAGAAGAAGCTCAACTGAGGGATTGCTTTCCTTGGTCAACTTTCTACATTCACAATATTGAATATCGACCTCAAGCCGTGATCTGTCGCGGACAACTCCGCACTTCTCCGACCGATGCTTACGAGAAAATTCGGCGAAATATTGAAAATCAATTTGGCGATCGCTTTTTAGTCCTGTTGCAAGAAGGACTCAACAACAAGCCTTTCTTTGCCCTAGTTCCCAATCCCCAAGCGCGAAAAGATAGACCAGCGGAGCGATCGCAGCTCTCTAGACCCTTTTTAGCCGTAGGCTTAGTTATAGCCACCTTATTTACAACTGCCGTCGTTGGCGTGCAATTAGCTAGTAGCAATAACACCACACCATCAGCAACTATTACCCAATTACATGAAGGATTGCCCTATGCCGTAGCTTTACTGGCGATTTTAGGCATTCACGAAATGGGTCACTATTTAACAGCTAGATTTCATAAAATTCTCGTTACACTACCTTATTTCATTCCCATTCCCTTTTTTCCTGGTACGTTTGGGGCATTTATTCAAATGCGCAGCCCCGTACCCAACCGTAAAGCCTTGTTTGATGTGAGTATTGCTGGTCCTGTAGCTGGATTTGTGGCAACACTACCGCTGCTGATCTGGGGTTTAGCAAACTCTCAAGTCGTGCCAATCCCAGAAAAAGCAGGAACTCTCGACCCCGATGCCCTCAACCCAGGATATTCGATTTTACTAGCAGTCCTGAGTAAATTAGCATTAGGCGCTCAACTAACCGCAGATAAAGCGATCGACCTACACCCAGTGGCGATCGCGGGATTTCTAGGACTTGTCGTTACGGCATTAAACCTCATGCCTGTAGGACAACTCGATGGCGGTCACATCGTCCATGCTATGTTTGGACAGCGTACTGGAGCCGCGATCGGTCAAATTGCTCGGTTTTTAGTTTTAGGATTGGCTTTAGTCCAACCTGGTTTTTGGTTGTGGGCGATAATTCTCTTTTTCATGCCCATAGCTGACGAACCAGCCCTCAACGATGTAACCGAACTAGACAACAAACGCGATATCATCGGTCTGCTAGTCTTAGCTTTACTCGTTTTAATTATCCTGCCAGCACCCAGATTTATTACAAATTTATTACAAATTTAGAGGGGTAAGGGATAGGACAAGGGGGGCAAGGGGGACAAGGAAGAAGTTAAAATTTACCTCTTGGCAACGACCAATGACCAACGACCAATGACCAATGACAACGTAATTCAAGTTATCGGTGGTGGATTAGCCGGGACAGAAGCGGCGTGGCAAATTGCCCAGGCGGGAATACCAGTGATTTTGCACGAAATGCGTCCTTTGCGATCGAGTCCCGCCCACCATACAGAACATTTAGCAGAATTAGTCTGTAGCAATTCTTTTGGGGCGCAAGCAAGCGATCGCGCATCGGGATTGTTGCACGAAGAACTGCGTCAATTGGGTTCTGTAGTGATTGGCAAAGCCGACAGTCACGCCGTCCCTGCTGGTGGTGCTTTAGCTGTAGATCGAGGACAATTTAGCCAAGATTTGACCGAAACGCTCTCTCGTCACCCCCTCATCGAACTGCGGCGGGGCGAACTTCACGCCATTCCAGAAGGCGTTGTTGTACTAGCGACTGGTCCTTTAACTAGCCCCGATTTAGCCGCAGATTTGCACCGCTTTACGGGAATGGAATATCTCAGCTTTTTCGATGCCGCAAGCCCAATTATTGTAGGAGAATCAATTGACCGCGATATTGCTTTTCTCGCTTCTCGCTACGACAAGGGAGATGCAGCCTATCTCAACTGTCCGATGAATAAAGAGCAATACTTGCAGTTTTGGCAAGCATTATGCACGGCAGAACAAGCAGAATTAAAGGATTTTGAGCGAGAAAATGCTAAATTCTTTGAAGCTTGTTTACCTATAGAAGAACTTGCCCGAC
This window of the Chroococcidiopsis thermalis PCC 7203 genome carries:
- a CDS encoding site-2 protease family protein, translated to MEFWFLLLLGLFTYIIVRRSVAGMTRTPVWLLWLVLMTPALIWSIWMAVYGPDQPLPIALAIGPFVICPVLYWLLIQWGRRGMSPAPPTANPAAVNSNPEPTPEPTPVRPIEPAEEAQLRDCFPWSTFYIHNIEYRPQAVICRGQLRTSPTDAYEKIRRNIENQFGDRFLVLLQEGLNNKPFFALVPNPQARKDRPAERSQLSRPFLAVGLVIATLFTTAVVGVQLASSNNTTPSATITQLHEGLPYAVALLAILGIHEMGHYLTARFHKILVTLPYFIPIPFFPGTFGAFIQMRSPVPNRKALFDVSIAGPVAGFVATLPLLIWGLANSQVVPIPEKAGTLDPDALNPGYSILLAVLSKLALGAQLTADKAIDLHPVAIAGFLGLVVTALNLMPVGQLDGGHIVHAMFGQRTGAAIGQIARFLVLGLALVQPGFWLWAIILFFMPIADEPALNDVTELDNKRDIIGLLVLALLVLIILPAPRFITNLLQI
- a CDS encoding MBL fold metallo-hydrolase, translated to MQNQPTRSPKLPQAIWHNVFAFPPNRETLGGTAYLIVENQGNILIDSPGWDEVNREYISSLGGVRWLFMTHRGAIGQTRHLQATYNCEIIIQQQEAYLLPGLKVTTFEREFDLGNGIEIIWTPGHSPGSACLYYPQHGGILFSGRHILPNLQGEPAPLRTAKTFHWLRQLRSVKLICDRFTPETLQYICPGANTGFLRGQRVISNAYERLNCGS
- the crtR gene encoding beta-carotene hydroxylase, giving the protein MIASEAKKPLTVPKEFLAPPEKINPDVWMFLAAMTLLALSNCGYWLWEWQHWCCFTINVLAIHLSGTVIHDACHQAAHPNRIINAILGHGSAMMLAFSFPVFTRVHLQHHAHVNDPENDPDHFVSTGGPLWLINARFFYHEVFFFQRRLWRKYELLEWFISRAIVAAIFYISIQYHFLGYILNFWFIPTAIVGLTLGLFFDYLPHRPFSDRGRWTNARVYPNPVLNLLIGGQNYHLTHHLWPSIPWYKYQPAYHATKHLLDAKGSPQTLGIWQGKDFWSFLYDVFLGIRLHRKEETSVETLHVTSLHNDQ
- the pyk gene encoding pyruvate kinase, which encodes MQSIDSVRRTKIVATIGPATSSPEVLKALIEAGATTLRLNFSHGTHADHQRSIRLIRQTAFELDRPVGILQDLQGPKIRLGKFETGSIQVGRGDRFTLTSDRIVGTQERSCVTYDLLADEVPVGATILLDDGRVEMLVEDVDRDNKELHCCVTVGGILSNNKGVNFPGVYLSIKAMTDKDREDLLFGLDQGVDWVALSFVRNPQDILEIKEIISNAGKQVPVVAKIEKHEAIDQMEAILPLCDGVMVARGDLGVELPAEDVPILQKRLIVTANRLGIPIITATQMLDSMVHSPRPTRAEVSDVANAILDGTDAVMLSNETAVGKYPVEAVATMAKIAVRIEQEQALASPPAHIKDARRSIPNAISQAVGQIAEQLEASAIMTMTKTGSTARNVSKFRPQTPILAVTPHVDIARQLQMVWGVKPLLVLDLASTGQTFQSALNVALEKNLLTEGDLVVMTAGTLQGVSGSTDLIKVEVVTALLGQGVGIGQGSVSGRARVAHAGIDVSKFNPGEILVAPRTSADFVDAIRKAAGIITEDESLTSHAAVLGLRLGIPVIVGVKRATEVIRDGAILTLDMQRGLIYSGAVGG
- a CDS encoding globin domain-containing protein, whose protein sequence is MVSQKTIEIVKATAPIIKEKGEEITRRMYQIAFEERPDYKRSFETTWMQHLDGGGQARKLAAAVYAYATHIDRLDELATAVDKIAHRHVETRILPEQYPLIGEKLLQAMKDVLQDAATDEVIAAWAEAYNALANIFIQKENAIYKQEDRELTEQLAKASHP
- a CDS encoding YybH family protein; the protein is MIDANEVLKAMCEKYQAAVSANDSTAYRKLFATDAIRIPPGSEPERGSDEISKSEQKDYDVAKWTVELTPLDALRIDDRWVYGVAQGNVNTVAYADGVTNSYKTTKTWLFHQEDSGEWLIKRQMWNLR
- the trmFO gene encoding FADH(2)-oxidizing methylenetetrahydrofolate--tRNA-(uracil(54)-C(5))-methyltransferase TrmFO — protein: MTNDNVIQVIGGGLAGTEAAWQIAQAGIPVILHEMRPLRSSPAHHTEHLAELVCSNSFGAQASDRASGLLHEELRQLGSVVIGKADSHAVPAGGALAVDRGQFSQDLTETLSRHPLIELRRGELHAIPEGVVVLATGPLTSPDLAADLHRFTGMEYLSFFDAASPIIVGESIDRDIAFLASRYDKGDAAYLNCPMNKEQYLQFWQALCTAEQAELKDFERENAKFFEACLPIEELARRGEDTMRYGPLKPVGLFDARKGDFRAPENQSERPYAVVQLRQEDKAGQLWNMVGFQTNLRWGEQKRIFQMIPGLENAEFVRLGVMHRNTFINAPQLLQPSLQFKNRPTLLGAGQLIGTEGYTAAAAGGWLAGTNAARIALGKDSLVLPPTTMMGALFEFISSAAPKHFQPMPPNFGILPELGEKIKNKQLRYGRYRDRSLFDLASWKAGLSLGLAGVI